The Rattus rattus isolate New Zealand chromosome 1, Rrattus_CSIRO_v1, whole genome shotgun sequence genome includes a region encoding these proteins:
- the Mip gene encoding lens fiber major intrinsic protein: MWELRSASFWRAIFAEFFATLFYVFFGLGASLRWAPGPLHVLQVALAFGLALATLVQTVGHISGAHVNPAVTFAFLVGSQMSLLRAFCYIAAQLLGAVAGAAVLYSVTPPAVRGNLALNTLHAGVSVGQATTVEIFLTLQFVLCIFATYDERRNGRMGSVALAVGFSLTLGHLFGMYYTGAGMNPARSFAPAILTRNFSNHWVYWVGPIIGGGLGSLLYDFLLFPRLKSVSERLSILKGARPSDSNGQPEGTGEPVELKTQAL; this comes from the exons ATGTGGGAACTTAGGTCTGCCTCCTTTTGGAGGGCCATATTTGCTGAGTTCTTTGCTACCCTCTTCTATGTCTTTTTCGGGCTGGGAGCCTCGCTGCGTTGGGCCCCCGGACCCCTACATGTCCTGCAAGTGGCTTTGGCCTTTGGCCTGGCCCTGGCCACACTGGTGCAGACTGTGGGTCACATCAGTGGAGCCCATGTCAACCCTGCGGTCACTTTTGCCTTTCTTGTGGGCTCCCAGATGTCCTTGCTCCGTGCTTTCTGCTATATAGCAGCCCAGCTTCTGGGAGCTGTGGCTGGAGCGGCTGTGCTGTACAGTGTCACCCCACCAGCTGTCCGAGGAAACCTAGCACTCAACACG CTGCATGCTGGGGTAAGCGTGGGCCAGGCCACCACTGTGGAGATCTTCCTGACGCTCCAGTTCGTGCTCTGCATCTTTGCTACGTATGACGAGAGGCGGAATGGCCGCATGggctctgtggccctggctgttggCTTCTCCCTCACCCTGGGGCACCTCTTTGGG ATGTATTACACTGGCGCGGGGATGAATCCCGCCCGCTCCTTTGCTCCTGCTATCCTCACCCGGAACTTCAGCAACCACTGG GTGTACTGGGTGGGCCCAATCATCGGCGGGGGCCTGGGCAGCCTGCTCTACgactttctcctcttcccacgGCTCAAGAGTGTTTCTGAGAGACTGTCTATCCTCAAGGGAGCCAGACCCAGTGACTCCAATGGACAGCCAGAGGGTACAGGGGAACCTGTGGAACTGAAGACTCAGGCCCTGTAA